In Electrophorus electricus isolate fEleEle1 chromosome 12, fEleEle1.pri, whole genome shotgun sequence, a single window of DNA contains:
- the casp3b gene encoding caspase-3b isoform X1 → MVLSGIPYPTHIRPTHKTPNLFSRAMSENSATGANVGDCIDARVVSPKGTQTGSSGNNEITTGSKKAKGEAQSDLYRYNMGYPNLGKCIIINNKNFHKHTGMLVRNGTDVDAANVLQVFTKLGFKAVIQNDQTVSQMKSILKSVSQEDHRQSALFACVILSHGEEGVVYGTDGCLEVKELTTFFRGDNCTSLVGKPKLFFIQACRGSELDSGIETDGKSDSEDTQMIPVEADFLYAYSTAPGYYSWRNTANGSWFISSLCEMLTTYARELELMQIMTRVNRKVALEFQSSTDLPGFNRKKQIPCIVSMLTKELYFPN, encoded by the exons ATGGTACTCTCCGGCATACCTTATCCGACTCACATTCGACCGACTCATAAAACCCC GAATTTATTTTCCAGAGCCATGTCAGAGAACAGTGCCACAGGAGCAAATGTGGGAGACTGTATAGATGCCAGAGTGGTCAGCCCCAAAgg GACTCAGACTGGATCCAGTGGGAATAATGAGATCACAACTGGATCAAAAAAAGCCAAAGGAGAAGCACAGTCTGACTTGTATAGATACAATATGGGCTACCCCAACCTCGGGAAATgtatcatcatcaacaacaagaACTTTCATAAACATACAG GGATGCTTGTGCGGAATGGGACAGATGTGGACGCAGCAAATGTGCTCCAAGTTTTCACAAAGCTGGGTTTCAAAGCTGTGATTCAAAATGATCAGACCGTTTCACAAATGAAGAGCATTCTAAAATCAG TGTCCCAGGAGGACCACAGACAGTCCGCCCTCTTTGCATGCGTGATACTGAGTCATGGGGAGGAAGGAGTGGTTTATGGTACTGATGGATGTTTGGAGGTTAAGGAACTGACTACATTCTTCCGAGGAGACAACTGTACTTCCCTAGTTGGCAAACCTAAGCTCTTCTTCATACAG GCTTGTCGTGGGTCAGAATTGGACAGTGGCATAGAGACTGATGGCAAAAGTGACTCAGAAGACACTCAGATGATTCCTGTTGAGGCAGACTTCTTGTATGCATACTCCACTGCTCCAG GTTATTATTCTTGGAGAAACACAGCTAATGGATCGTGGTTCATCTCCTCCCTGTGTGAGATGTTGACTACTTATGCCAGAGAGCTGGAGCTAATGCAAATCATGACACGTGTAAATCGTAAGGTGGCGCTGGAGTTCCAGTCAAGCACTGACCTACCAGGTTTCAACCGGAAGAAACAAATACCATGCATCGTGTCCATGCTAACAAAAGAGCTGTACTTTCCAAATTGA
- the casp3b gene encoding caspase-3b isoform X2, with amino-acid sequence MSENSATGANVGDCIDARVVSPKGTQTGSSGNNEITTGSKKAKGEAQSDLYRYNMGYPNLGKCIIINNKNFHKHTGMLVRNGTDVDAANVLQVFTKLGFKAVIQNDQTVSQMKSILKSVSQEDHRQSALFACVILSHGEEGVVYGTDGCLEVKELTTFFRGDNCTSLVGKPKLFFIQACRGSELDSGIETDGKSDSEDTQMIPVEADFLYAYSTAPGYYSWRNTANGSWFISSLCEMLTTYARELELMQIMTRVNRKVALEFQSSTDLPGFNRKKQIPCIVSMLTKELYFPN; translated from the exons ATGTCAGAGAACAGTGCCACAGGAGCAAATGTGGGAGACTGTATAGATGCCAGAGTGGTCAGCCCCAAAgg GACTCAGACTGGATCCAGTGGGAATAATGAGATCACAACTGGATCAAAAAAAGCCAAAGGAGAAGCACAGTCTGACTTGTATAGATACAATATGGGCTACCCCAACCTCGGGAAATgtatcatcatcaacaacaagaACTTTCATAAACATACAG GGATGCTTGTGCGGAATGGGACAGATGTGGACGCAGCAAATGTGCTCCAAGTTTTCACAAAGCTGGGTTTCAAAGCTGTGATTCAAAATGATCAGACCGTTTCACAAATGAAGAGCATTCTAAAATCAG TGTCCCAGGAGGACCACAGACAGTCCGCCCTCTTTGCATGCGTGATACTGAGTCATGGGGAGGAAGGAGTGGTTTATGGTACTGATGGATGTTTGGAGGTTAAGGAACTGACTACATTCTTCCGAGGAGACAACTGTACTTCCCTAGTTGGCAAACCTAAGCTCTTCTTCATACAG GCTTGTCGTGGGTCAGAATTGGACAGTGGCATAGAGACTGATGGCAAAAGTGACTCAGAAGACACTCAGATGATTCCTGTTGAGGCAGACTTCTTGTATGCATACTCCACTGCTCCAG GTTATTATTCTTGGAGAAACACAGCTAATGGATCGTGGTTCATCTCCTCCCTGTGTGAGATGTTGACTACTTATGCCAGAGAGCTGGAGCTAATGCAAATCATGACACGTGTAAATCGTAAGGTGGCGCTGGAGTTCCAGTCAAGCACTGACCTACCAGGTTTCAACCGGAAGAAACAAATACCATGCATCGTGTCCATGCTAACAAAAGAGCTGTACTTTCCAAATTGA
- the irf2 gene encoding interferon regulatory factor 2 isoform X1 → MLVTDDTPTMPVERMRMRPWLEEQINSCKIPGLKWVNREKRIFQIPWMHAARHGWDVEKDAPLFRNWAIHTGKFQPGVDKPDPKTWKANFRCAMNSLPDIEEVKDKSIKKGTNAFRVYKMLSASERQSKRGKKRLDREVKIKEEQPCPVSSAWESANGSTLTAGSGSLVVKQEADQPLVAEMPSCSPPEDHLVIPEVCQTIEVVTENEEQAVSSSHPYPLQISPVSTYGESDTDSVQSEEDSKEHVRSVVWGMDVDMKRVVLSSTSLPSMSTFITPSKPNFRITTVQDPSSSSPPPGSPYNMEDPWGLLSPSHLSVHPAGPSGQPPMHEKRASVIMKTSDVSKSVKSC, encoded by the exons ATGCTGGTTACCGACGACACC CCCACTATGCCCGTGGAGAGAATGCGAATGCGACCATGGCTGGAGGAGCAGATAAACTCATGTAAAATCCCAGGACTCAAGTGGGTCAACAGG GAGAAGAGAATTTTCCAGATCCCGTGGATGCACGCTGCACGGCACGGCTGGGACGTGGAGAAAGACGCACCTCTGTTCCGAAACTGGGCCATACACACAG GCAAATTTCAACCAGGTGTAGACAAGCCTGACCCGAAAACTTGGAAGGCGAATTTTCGCTGTGCTATGAACTCCCTACCGGACATCGAGGAGGTGAAAGATAAGAGTATTAAAAAAGGAACTAACGCCTTCAGGGTTTACAAGATGCTGTCGGCGTCCGAGAGACAGTCAAAGAGAG GAAAGAAGAGGTTGGATAGGGAAGTGAAGATAAAG GAGGAGCAGCCATGCCCAGTCTCCTCCGCCTGGGAAAGCGCCAACGGCTCCACCCTCACAGCAGGGTCCGGATCGCTCGTGGTCAAGCAGGAAGCGGATCAGCCGTTGGTTGCAG AAATGCCTAGCTGCAGTCCTCCAGAGGACCACCTGGTCATCCCCGAGGTATGCCAGACCATTGAGGTGGTGACGGAGAACGAGGAGCAGGCAGTAAGCTCCAGCCACCCCTACCCTCTCCAGATCTCACCAGTGTCCAcgtatggag AGAGCGATACTGACAGTGTGCAGAGTGAAGAAGACTCCAAAGAG CATGTTCGATCGGTGGTATGGGGCATGGATGTGGACATGAAGCGAGTTGTCCTGAGCAGCACATCCCTACCCAGCATGTCCACCTTCATCACGCCATCCAAGCCCAACTTCAGGATCACCACCGTGCAGgacccctcctcttcctcccctcctcccggAAGCCCCTACAACATGGAGGATCCGTGGGGCCTCCTGAGCCCGTCCCACCTCTCCGTACACCCCGCTGGACCGTCCGGCCAGCCCCCCATGCACGAGAAGCGGGCCAGCGTCATTATGAAAACCTCGGACGTCTCCAAGTCTGTCAAAAGCTGCTGA
- the irf2 gene encoding interferon regulatory factor 2 isoform X3 — translation MLVTDDTPTMPVERMRMRPWLEEQINSCKIPGLKWVNREKRIFQIPWMHAARHGWDVEKDAPLFRNWAIHTGKFQPGVDKPDPKTWKANFRCAMNSLPDIEEVKDKSIKKGTNAFRVYKMLSASERQSKRGKKRLDREVKIKEEQPCPVSSAWESANGSTLTAGSGSLVVKQEADQPLVAEMPSCSPPEDHLVIPEVCQTIEVVTENEEQARAILTVCRVKKTPKSMFDRWYGAWMWT, via the exons ATGCTGGTTACCGACGACACC CCCACTATGCCCGTGGAGAGAATGCGAATGCGACCATGGCTGGAGGAGCAGATAAACTCATGTAAAATCCCAGGACTCAAGTGGGTCAACAGG GAGAAGAGAATTTTCCAGATCCCGTGGATGCACGCTGCACGGCACGGCTGGGACGTGGAGAAAGACGCACCTCTGTTCCGAAACTGGGCCATACACACAG GCAAATTTCAACCAGGTGTAGACAAGCCTGACCCGAAAACTTGGAAGGCGAATTTTCGCTGTGCTATGAACTCCCTACCGGACATCGAGGAGGTGAAAGATAAGAGTATTAAAAAAGGAACTAACGCCTTCAGGGTTTACAAGATGCTGTCGGCGTCCGAGAGACAGTCAAAGAGAG GAAAGAAGAGGTTGGATAGGGAAGTGAAGATAAAG GAGGAGCAGCCATGCCCAGTCTCCTCCGCCTGGGAAAGCGCCAACGGCTCCACCCTCACAGCAGGGTCCGGATCGCTCGTGGTCAAGCAGGAAGCGGATCAGCCGTTGGTTGCAG AAATGCCTAGCTGCAGTCCTCCAGAGGACCACCTGGTCATCCCCGAGGTATGCCAGACCATTGAGGTGGTGACGGAGAACGAGGAGCAGGCA AGAGCGATACTGACAGTGTGCAGAGTGAAGAAGACTCCAAAGAG CATGTTCGATCGGTGGTATGGGGCATGGATGTGGACATGA
- the irf2 gene encoding interferon regulatory factor 2 isoform X2 translates to MPVERMRMRPWLEEQINSCKIPGLKWVNREKRIFQIPWMHAARHGWDVEKDAPLFRNWAIHTGKFQPGVDKPDPKTWKANFRCAMNSLPDIEEVKDKSIKKGTNAFRVYKMLSASERQSKRGKKRLDREVKIKEEQPCPVSSAWESANGSTLTAGSGSLVVKQEADQPLVAEMPSCSPPEDHLVIPEVCQTIEVVTENEEQAVSSSHPYPLQISPVSTYGESDTDSVQSEEDSKEHVRSVVWGMDVDMKRVVLSSTSLPSMSTFITPSKPNFRITTVQDPSSSSPPPGSPYNMEDPWGLLSPSHLSVHPAGPSGQPPMHEKRASVIMKTSDVSKSVKSC, encoded by the exons ATGCCCGTGGAGAGAATGCGAATGCGACCATGGCTGGAGGAGCAGATAAACTCATGTAAAATCCCAGGACTCAAGTGGGTCAACAGG GAGAAGAGAATTTTCCAGATCCCGTGGATGCACGCTGCACGGCACGGCTGGGACGTGGAGAAAGACGCACCTCTGTTCCGAAACTGGGCCATACACACAG GCAAATTTCAACCAGGTGTAGACAAGCCTGACCCGAAAACTTGGAAGGCGAATTTTCGCTGTGCTATGAACTCCCTACCGGACATCGAGGAGGTGAAAGATAAGAGTATTAAAAAAGGAACTAACGCCTTCAGGGTTTACAAGATGCTGTCGGCGTCCGAGAGACAGTCAAAGAGAG GAAAGAAGAGGTTGGATAGGGAAGTGAAGATAAAG GAGGAGCAGCCATGCCCAGTCTCCTCCGCCTGGGAAAGCGCCAACGGCTCCACCCTCACAGCAGGGTCCGGATCGCTCGTGGTCAAGCAGGAAGCGGATCAGCCGTTGGTTGCAG AAATGCCTAGCTGCAGTCCTCCAGAGGACCACCTGGTCATCCCCGAGGTATGCCAGACCATTGAGGTGGTGACGGAGAACGAGGAGCAGGCAGTAAGCTCCAGCCACCCCTACCCTCTCCAGATCTCACCAGTGTCCAcgtatggag AGAGCGATACTGACAGTGTGCAGAGTGAAGAAGACTCCAAAGAG CATGTTCGATCGGTGGTATGGGGCATGGATGTGGACATGAAGCGAGTTGTCCTGAGCAGCACATCCCTACCCAGCATGTCCACCTTCATCACGCCATCCAAGCCCAACTTCAGGATCACCACCGTGCAGgacccctcctcttcctcccctcctcccggAAGCCCCTACAACATGGAGGATCCGTGGGGCCTCCTGAGCCCGTCCCACCTCTCCGTACACCCCGCTGGACCGTCCGGCCAGCCCCCCATGCACGAGAAGCGGGCCAGCGTCATTATGAAAACCTCGGACGTCTCCAAGTCTGTCAAAAGCTGCTGA
- the enpp6 gene encoding glycerophosphocholine cholinephosphodiesterase ENPP6 — translation MRRPANSHIIIFIVSVSLLVSGQCDVSRKLLVFLIDGFRYDYIHDLQNLPGFKEIVDNGVKVDYMTPDFPSLSFPNYYSLMTGRHCEVHQMTGNYMWDKDSMKEFLIGENPDSRLPMWWDGSEPLWVTMQKLGKKVHMYYWPGCEVEILGVLPTFCEEYVYNPSIRNLTDAFEDALNVLKGGKADMAAVYYENIDVEGHHYGPGSAVVQRAVRSLDVAFQTLNQRIKEKGMQDELNVIMFSDHGMTDINWMKKVIELELYINMSHIIKMMDRGPVVSLWPKSARFEEIYRTLQVVDNMKVYKTNEIPERYHYKRGKFVSPLTLVADPGWFITESKAKLPYWQNSTGEQGWQHGWHGYDNEYLDMRGFFLAQGPDFKEDFRAGPIRSVDVYNVMCKVLGIQPLPNNGSWSRVEFMLTGSAARAAPTLLCSSVLVFLVLLLSA, via the exons ATGAGAAGACCCGCAAACTCGcacatcatcatcttcatcgtTTCCGTCTCGCTCCTTGTCTCCGGACAGTGTGACGTGAGCCGAAAACTTTTAGTGTTTCTTATCGATGGATTCCGTTACGATTACATTCACGATTTACAGAATTTGCCAGGATTTAAAGAAATTGTGGATAACGGAGTCAAGGTGGATTATATGACGCCAGACTTTCCGAGTCTGTCTTTTCCTAACTATTACTCGCTTATGACAG GTCGCCATTGTGAAGTGCACCAGATGACTGGGAATTACATGTGGGATAAGGACTCTATGAAGGAGTTCCTGATTGGTGAAAATCCAGACAGTCGCTTACCTATGTGGTGGGATGGCTCAGAGCCTCTCTGGGTAACCATGCAGAAACTGGGCAAGAAAGTTCACATGTACTATTGGCCAg GTTGTGAAGTGGAGATTCTTGGCGTACTGCCTACATTCTGTGAAGAATATGTTTACAATCCCTCTATAAGGAACCTAACTGATGCATTTGAGGATGCCCTCAATGTGCTAAA GGGTGGTAAGGCAGACATGGCAGCTGTGTACTATGAAAACATTGATGTGGAAGGTCACCATTATGGTCCTGGGTCGGCGGTGGTGCAGAGGGCTGTCCGCTCCCTCGATGTGGCATTCCAGACCCTGAACCAAAGAATCAAG GAGAAAGGCATGCAAGATGAGTTGAATGTTATCATGTTCTCTGACCATGGGATGACAGATATCAATTGGATGAAGAAGGTTATTGAATTAGAGCTGTACATAAACATGTCCCATATCATAAAGATGATGGACAGAGGGCCAGTCGTCAGTCTGTGGCCTAAATCTGCCAGGTTTGAAGAG ATTTACAGAACATTACAGGTAGTTGACAACATGAAAGTGTATAAGACAAATGAGATCCCAGAACGCTATCACTACAAAAGAGGAAAGTTTGTCTCACCACTGACACTTGTTGCTGATCCTGGATGGTTCATCACTGAG AGCAAAGCCAAGCTACCCTACTGGCAGAACAGCACAGGAGAACAAGGATGGCAGCATGGTTGGCATGGATATGACAACGAGTACCTGGACATGAGGGGGTTCTTTCTGGCTCAAGGACCAG ATTTTAAGGAGGATTTCCGAGCGGGGCCGATCAGGTCGGTGGACGTTTACAACGTAATGTGCAAGGTCCTCGGCATCCAGCCCCTTCCGAACAATGGCTCCTGGTCTAGGGTGGAGTTCATGCTCACCGGCTCGGCTGCCCGTGCAGCGCCCACTCTGCTCTGCAGCAGCGTGTTGGTGTTCCTGGTGCTGCTGCTATCTGCTTAG